The nucleotide window AAACCTTTTTTCTCAGGTTTATCAAACTCTAAAATGAATTCGTGCATATTATTTATCAAAATTCCACCTGGATATGGATAGCTTCCAAAATGTGCCCTTACAGCATTTGTTTTGTGCCACACTATATCTCTTTTAAAAATAAATCCTATTTTTTCGCAAACATTTATCGTTCTGCCTACCAAATTCAAGGTTCTGAAACTTCCATTTTCCAGTCTGATAGGAAGGTTCATTATGTTTATGAATGCCTTCCTTCCTGGCTGTAAAACTCTGTAAACTTCTTTCCATACCTCGCCTATTTTTTCAAACCATTCATCAACATCATGGATATTGCCAAGGTCACCCTCAATCGGCTCCCTTGAGTACATCTTTGTATCAAAATATGGTGGCGATGTGACCATTAAATGGATACTATCATCTGGCAAATCATCCATCTTCATAGAATTTTTCACAAAAACTTTTTGAGTTGTTTTATTTATTTCAATAATATTTACCTTCTCAATGTCTATTTTATTTTTTTGAGGTTTATATTTAAAATTTGCCTCATACCCTTTTAACTCTTTTAAATCAAAACGCATTTGTCCACTTGCAGCAATTTGCGTCTTAATAAGTTGTTTGTTCGCAAGATTATGAAGCATCTTAACAGAGATACCCAAAAATTTAGCTGATTCAATCGCTGAAAGATATGCTCTATTTTTATAATCTTTTGGTTCCATTATAACTAAATATAACCAAAGAGGGTTTAGTTTGCAAGACAAACGACTTTGTCATTTGCTTGCAAACACCAAAGGTGTTTGCAAGAACTTGAAAAAGAGATAAAATATAACAGGTTTTAAATTTAGGAGGCTCTTATGAAAATAACAGTTCCTTTAGGTGTTCCGTTGGAAGTAGAAGATATATATGTCAGAAATTATCAAATGATAACCAGAGAAACAGGTAGATTGATGCTCTTTGCAGGTGACCAGAAAGTAGAACATCTGAATAATGATTTTTACGGAGAGAATATTCATATAGATGATGCAAATCCCGAACATTTATTCAAAATCGCCACTAAAGCTAAAATCGGTGTTTTTGCCACACAGTTAGGGCTTGTCTCTTTATATGGCCGAGATTATCCGAATATTCCCTATCTTGTAAAGCTGAATTCTAAGACCAATCTCATCAAAACCAATCAGGTGGATCCTATATCAAGACAGTGGATAGATATAGAACAGATAATTCAATTCAAAAAACAAAGTGGTCTTAGAATTGTGGGTGTAGGGTATACCATCTATCTGGGCAGTGAATACGAAAGTCAGATGCTGAGAGAGGCGGCACAGGTGGTATATGAAGCCCATCAAAATGGACTCATTACGGTTTTATGGATATATCCTCGAGGAAAAGCGGTAAAAGATGAAAAAGATCCTCATCTGATTGCAGGTGCTACCGGTGT belongs to Deltaproteobacteria bacterium and includes:
- a CDS encoding site-specific DNA-methyltransferase, producing MEPKDYKNRAYLSAIESAKFLGISVKMLHNLANKQLIKTQIAASGQMRFDLKELKGYEANFKYKPQKNKIDIEKVNIIEINKTTQKVFVKNSMKMDDLPDDSIHLMVTSPPYFDTKMYSREPIEGDLGNIHDVDEWFEKIGEVWKEVYRVLQPGRKAFINIMNLPIRLENGSFRTLNLVGRTINVCEKIGFIFKRDIVWHKTNAVRAHFGSYPYPGGILINNMHEFILEFDKPEKKGFNKYKHLTKEQKEQSKLDKEFWLSIKKSDVWVMKPQGSGGRRNHIAPFPYKLPFRIIKAFSYVGETILDPFAGSGTTLLTAADLKRNGIGYETDPDIAYDAIKSLKNYQAKLW
- a CDS encoding aldolase, which produces MKITVPLGVPLEVEDIYVRNYQMITRETGRLMLFAGDQKVEHLNNDFYGENIHIDDANPEHLFKIATKAKIGVFATQLGLVSLYGRDYPNIPYLVKLNSKTNLIKTNQVDPISRQWIDIEQIIQFKKQSGLRIVGVGYTIYLGSEYESQMLREAAQVVYEAHQNGLITVLWIYPRGKAVKDEKDPHLIAGATGVGACLGSDFVKVNYPKQQEKESKEIFKEAIMAAGRTKVLCAGGPSVDVKAFLQRLHDQIFISGAAGNATGRNIHQKSLKEAIRMCNAISAVTYKGMEAEEAMLIYKGKKELFI